A genomic region of Mesotoga sp. UBA6090 contains the following coding sequences:
- a CDS encoding GNAT family N-acetyltransferase, giving the protein MREEDLKRAILEAWSKRLGFSSDRFFLGTHFFFPDESKRGKGGIEQLSFERQTVILYDPLLEDVFKSLETQDENPGDYLADLIRDSFLLLKKTSIKYLNPSNYVPFYPPAEFTVRRLNQGDRTAFYRFRNKCTREDLAEGFVELDHVAVFGALYEDEIVAVSSIIEWDEIADIGIITMPDFRELGLGKALGSRASEWAVINKKLIQYRHNVLNYGSLKVSRALGFREYIVDQEYLFKG; this is encoded by the coding sequence TTGAGAGAGGAAGATCTAAAGAGGGCAATACTTGAAGCATGGTCAAAACGATTGGGTTTTTCATCTGATAGATTTTTTCTTGGAACGCATTTCTTTTTTCCCGATGAGAGCAAGAGAGGGAAGGGCGGGATCGAGCAACTGAGTTTTGAAAGGCAGACAGTCATCTTATACGATCCCTTGTTGGAAGATGTTTTCAAGTCTTTAGAAACCCAGGATGAGAATCCCGGCGACTATTTGGCCGATTTGATTCGAGACTCGTTTCTTCTTTTGAAGAAGACTTCCATCAAATATCTCAATCCTTCAAATTACGTTCCTTTTTACCCGCCTGCCGAGTTCACAGTAAGAAGGCTCAATCAAGGGGACAGAACGGCCTTTTATCGTTTCAGAAATAAGTGCACCAGGGAGGATCTGGCCGAGGGGTTTGTAGAGCTTGATCACGTTGCCGTTTTCGGAGCGCTCTACGAAGACGAAATCGTTGCGGTTTCGAGCATAATCGAGTGGGATGAAATCGCAGATATCGGCATAATTACAATGCCTGATTTCAGGGAGCTCGGTCTGGGTAAAGCTCTTGGTTCTAGAGCGAGCGAGTGGGCGGTCATAAACAAAAAACTTATTCAGTACAGACATAACGTCTTGAACTATGGATCGCTTAAGGTTTCTCGAGCACTGGGGTTTAGAGAGTACATTGTAGATCAG